Within Eremothecium cymbalariae DBVPG#7215 chromosome 3, complete sequence, the genomic segment GAAAGGGAAAAAAAACCTTTAATAGAAACGCAGCCCAGAGGCCAGGCCAGGCCAGGCTGAAAACGAACCCAACGCCAGCCCAACGCCAGCCCAAAGCAGACTATAAGCAGCCTGGCCCTGTGGAGGGCCAGGCAGGAAGGGATCCACACACGACgatttgataatataaaaaaattaaaaaaaattaagTAGCGTGTTTACACAGTCTCGGAGCCTTGGAATTATATAAATAGGGAAAGgatttttttcttaaaaccATTTTTCTCTTCTGATTTGCATACACTCTTGtgtagtatatatatataatagaaaaattTATTGggtgttttcttttgcttcctggtttttcttttattttattaaattagttttaatatttaaGAGCCATCATATAAGGTTAATCGAAAAATATAGACAGATTAATTTAATCTACAGGTCGGATAAATATCTAAATTACAAATATGTCTGAAACTAACGCTGCCACTGCTACGACTGTTGATactggtgctggtgctggtgctaGTGCTGCTGATGGTGCTGCTACCAATGCGACACAAGTGTCTGAGACGGTTGTCAATAACGTGGAGACTGCCGGGGAGGCGGTTGAGAAGAAGGTGGCCGATGGGGCCAAGGGGGCAGTTGAGAAGAGCGGAGAGGCCGTTGAGGGGGCTGCTGGCGAGGCCAGTGCAGCAGGAGCTGCTGTGGAGGGAGCTGCCGGCGAGGCTGCGggggctgctgctgatgcaccagcagcagccaagGCGGAGGCCAAGAAGCTGCCATTCTGGAAGAAGTTGTCAGccaagttgaagaagatcttGAGTTGAGATAAACTTAGAAAGGACAGGGTTAATATTTTAGTATGCTAACTTTTTGAGCTTGTCCCTCCATCCGTCTGTCACATTCTTCCTGCCGCGTCTTCCTCCCTATTAAACAATAACTCGGTCTGTCTTTTATCCTCTTTGTATTTTGCTGGCTGGCTActgttttttgaatttgtacGTTTTCGCCTACCCTATAACTTTGATCAAACATTCTTAATTTTAATTGGTAGAGCGACTGAATAGGAGTGCAAGATATATAATTCATTTTTAACTTAATAACTAAtaatttttggattcattttattaaagCAGGCTGTTTCTAGGTCGAGGAGAAAAGGCGAAAAGGCGAGTCCTTGTTATCTGTCTGTCTATCTGCGCAAGGGGTGTGGTTGGTAGACGGTGATGATGCACAtgtatatcttttttttctttttcgtAGATATCAAAGGTTATCTAAGAATTGGGTGATTGTTGCCTTTCTTGTGACTCCACCGGTCGGAGGGGTGAGCGGTGGAGTTTGTTCAGCAGGGTTCTTGTGTCAGTGCTCACCACAAAGAGCGTTGTTACACATAAAGCGGGCGCGGGGGACGGTCAGGCGTCCGATCTTTTGTATGAGGCAACGAGAGCCTCTCAACAGAGGGGCTGGGGGACAGCGACGTTTATTGACGATATCTGCTGTGCCGGTGCTTATGCAGCTGCATGGGCTTGTTCTTTGACTATAAAATCTGGTGGTGTCAGAGTGAGTATGGGTGGCATGGGTGGCATGGGGGCAGGTGATAGATCTTGCAGGCAGCTGACATCCACGAGATAGGCAAATCGGGTTACGTAACCATAGATGTTACCCGGACGGTCTTCGTGGTCGTGACGTGACCGGTTACCCGGTCATAGGCATCTCGGCCCCTCGTTTGCGCTCCGCCCGCCAGCAAGAGCTTCTAAATGTTCATGAAACTATTCACAAATCACGTACGGACACACGGACGCAGAGGCACGTACATACACGGTCAAGATAACAACCAAATCTTGGAAATAGCGAGCTCGAGAGGAACTCGAAAATTTACACGTGTGCCAGTTGTTATGTATGCTACAACAGCAGCGGGTACAGGCCCCATTCACTCGGTCCCTCCTAACCAGATGAATTTTCCTCCTCTAATGTCGACTTTACAGCCCCAGATGAGTCAGCAGCAGGTGTCGCAGATATCTCAGGGGAGTTCCAATCCAGCGCTTTTGAAGGCGATTAATCAagggcagcagcagcagcatatGGGTCCACCTCCTCTTGGAGCGGTGGGTGGGTCGCTTTCTTCTGCTGCCACTCAGCATGTGATGCCAGGCATTCCGCAAGCGGCTTCGGGAATGCCTTTGcagttgcagcagcagcagcagcagcagcagcagcactCGCAACCCATGTCGCGGGCTTTGGACGATCCGAATGTTTATCACTGGATCTGTCAGCTGACATACGGCCCGAATAAGGAGCAGGCGCTGCTTGAACTGGGCAGAAAACGTGAGCAGTACGATGATTTGGCGGTGATACTTTGGTCTAGTTTTGGCGTGATGACCGCTCTACTGCAGGAAATCATTTCTGTGTATCCTTTGCTGTCGCCCCCCACGCTGAATAATCAACTTTCAAATAGAGTTTGTAACGCATTGGTTCTTTTGCAATGCGTAGCATCTCACCCAGATACCAAAACTGCATTCTTCCAAGCGCATATCCCTCTTTTCTTATTCCCATTTTTGAATACTACTTCCAGGCAGCGTACGTTTGAGTACCTGAGACTCACCTCCCTTGGTGTCATCGGGGCCTTGGTTAAGAATGATTCAGTTGAGGTGGTAAACTTTCTTTTGCGCACTGACATTATTCCCCTCTGCTTACGCATAATGGAGTCTTCTTCAGAGTTATCCACAACCGTCGCCATCTTTATCCTCCAAAAGATCCTTCTTGATGACAATGGGCTCCAGTACATCTGTGCCACACAGGAGCGCTTCCATTCGGTTTCCCAAGTGCTCACCAACATGGTCGAACAGTTGACCATGCAGCAAACCCCCGGCCGTTTGTTGAAACATGTTGTGAGATGTTACCTTCGTTTATCGGACAACTTAGAAGCCCGCAGGCTTTTGCAGCAGGTGTTGCCAAGGCAGCTGAAGGATAATACGTTTACAGAGATCCTACAAGATGACTTGGGAACCAAGAGATGCTTGGCTCAATTACTCCTGACCTTGAATGAGGACCAGTAAGTACTTGGTAGTTTACcaccccccccccccccccagTCCAGGTATACTCATTTCCACCCTCTGAAACCCTCCAACACACACGCATTGCAGCATTACATAGCTTATCTGTTAAGtcaatatatctttaaaagGACATTCTACACTAAATCGTCATAACGTACGGCATATATTCCGTACGTTATGATTTGTTCTAAATCTGTCCTTGTTGCGTGGCAAAATAATAGCGGAACTACTAAAACATAGCAGGAACAAGGTTTAAACAGAAGTTGGAAGGAAGAGCGGTTTACAGATCTAAGAGGCATTGTATTGTGTTTGAAGGTATAACTGGGTGGTGGTTTCTCAACAATGTCGACGCATACTTACAAGAAATTTGAGGAGTCCAACGCAGGCGGGTTGCCTGACAAAATGACAGTGTACCAAGACTGTCTTAACGAGTTCAATGAATCTCCCGTCAGTCCTAAGAAGTGTCGGTTATTGCTTTCGCGATTGTTGAAGTTATTATCTCATGGAGACACTTTCCCGCCCAATGAGGCAACGGCGTTGTTCTTCTCTATATCTAAGTTGTTTCAACATCCTAATAATTCTTTGAGACAGGTTGTATATTTAGCGATTAAGGAATTATGCATGATTTCAGAGGATGTTTTGATGGCTACGTCATCTATTATGAAGGATGTTCAGAATGGATCAGATTTGGTGAAGCCAAATGCGATCCGTTCGTTAACAAGGGTTCTTGATGAGTCTACGGCTTTTTCAGCAGAGAGGTTATTCAAAAGCGCTGTAGTGTCGAAGGATCCTTCAATTTCCTCAGCTGCTTTGGTTTCATCATATCATCTATTGCCTATTGCAGAGTCAACTGTGAGAAGGTATGCAAATGAAATGCAAGAGACGGTATCTGATTTGAAAACTCATCAGCATACTGGCAGTTCTACCGAGTATTATCGAGGATCGTCTTATATGTCGCAATATCATGCTTTGGGGTTATTGTGCAAGCTAAAATCTCACGATAAAGTAGCAATGATGAAATTGGTTCAACAGTTTAGCTCTGGAAATATCTTACGTGAGCAATTGGCCCAGATTCAATTAGTCAGACTAGTTCATGAATTGTTGGTAATGGACAATCAATTAATACCAGAATTTGTACCATTGCTATCCAATTGGGTATCTAGTGGACGTCAATCCGTTCAGCTTGAAACATGCAAGTTGATCTCAGCTTTAGCAATCCACATGCCAACTGATCTATTTGATAGTATGATACGAACTTTACAAATGATGCTTGCGGTGCCTCATGTATCTTTCAGATTTGCTGCGGTTagattgttgaataaaattTCCATGTCAGCTCCTGAAAAGATTGTCATCTGTAACCCCGAGCTGGAATCACTTATCAAT encodes:
- the CAF40 gene encoding CCR4-NOT core subunit CAF40 (similar to Ashbya gossypii AEL194W), which gives rise to MFMKLFTNHVRTHGRRGTYIHGQDNNQILEIASSRGTRKFTRVPVVMYATTAAGTGPIHSVPPNQMNFPPLMSTLQPQMSQQQVSQISQGSSNPALLKAINQGQQQQHMGPPPLGAVGGSLSSAATQHVMPGIPQAASGMPLQLQQQQQQQQQHSQPMSRALDDPNVYHWICQLTYGPNKEQALLELGRKREQYDDLAVILWSSFGVMTALLQEIISVYPLLSPPTLNNQLSNRVCNALVLLQCVASHPDTKTAFFQAHIPLFLFPFLNTTSRQRTFEYLRLTSLGVIGALVKNDSVEVVNFLLRTDIIPLCLRIMESSSELSTTVAIFILQKILLDDNGLQYICATQERFHSVSQVLTNMVEQLTMQQTPGRLLKHVVRCYLRLSDNLEARRLLQQVLPRQLKDNTFTEILQDDLGTKRCLAQLLLTLNEDQ